A genomic segment from Chitinophagaceae bacterium encodes:
- a CDS encoding PQQ-dependent sugar dehydrogenase — protein MQIKSTILSIISCLLISLSFSAVLGQYPEIGYQTVTTGLSSPVDVVNAGGSDLFIVQQGGIIRRWNGTVLSNYINISSVLPASPGGEQGLLSVAFHPQYASNGYFFVLYTNSSGNPTLARYRRNLLDPLIGDPATAQVLLTLVKPVSYTNHNGGKLIFGTDGMLYLGTGDSGSGGDPGNLAQNPNSLFGKMLRINVNGFATSAPFYAIPADNPFLTPGDGIADEIYNMGLRNPWRWSFDRLNGDFWIADVGQGNYEEVNHITAASAAAVNYGWRCREGMHNFDFSGCTATYTDPIFEYTHNNTTGGFSVTGGYVYRGSEFPTLYGYYVTVDYISTNLWLIKPNQPVIMQTGLLNNIAGFGESSDGSNLYAVRRSSGTLYKVIVTNAVPVILNSFTAAKQNGFNKISWKVSSEINIDHYEVEYSINNLAYSNAGNVEASGSIDYTFNHQFQNNAAVFYRLKIVEQNGIVFYSPVVMLSGTITEIKVYPTIVSNNSITIELPKKGLQMQMISADGKLLFQKDFRNEEGINILSLPASTAGVYLLRFFGNETNEYRKIIVK, from the coding sequence ATGCAAATAAAATCTACCATTTTATCTATTATTTCCTGCCTTTTAATTTCACTAAGTTTTTCGGCTGTATTAGGCCAATATCCTGAAATAGGTTACCAAACTGTCACTACCGGTTTAAGTTCACCAGTAGATGTGGTAAATGCAGGTGGTAGTGATTTATTTATTGTGCAGCAAGGAGGAATTATTCGCCGCTGGAACGGTACAGTACTTTCTAATTATATTAATATTTCTTCCGTATTGCCTGCATCCCCTGGTGGAGAACAAGGATTATTAAGTGTTGCTTTTCATCCACAATACGCAAGCAACGGATATTTTTTTGTGCTGTATACCAACTCTAGCGGTAACCCCACCTTGGCCCGCTACAGGCGTAATTTGCTGGATCCACTCATTGGCGACCCGGCAACAGCACAGGTTTTGCTTACGCTTGTAAAACCGGTAAGCTATACCAACCATAATGGCGGCAAACTTATTTTTGGTACCGATGGTATGCTTTACCTGGGAACCGGTGACAGTGGCAGCGGTGGCGACCCTGGTAACCTTGCCCAAAACCCCAATTCACTTTTTGGAAAAATGCTTCGTATAAATGTAAATGGATTTGCAACTTCGGCACCATTTTATGCAATACCAGCCGATAACCCTTTTCTTACACCTGGTGATGGTATTGCCGACGAAATTTATAATATGGGTTTACGCAACCCCTGGCGCTGGAGTTTTGACAGGCTCAATGGCGATTTTTGGATAGCCGATGTAGGCCAGGGAAATTATGAAGAAGTAAACCATATTACAGCAGCATCTGCAGCAGCTGTAAATTACGGCTGGCGGTGCAGGGAAGGGATGCACAATTTTGATTTTTCCGGTTGTACTGCAACTTATACCGACCCTATTTTTGAATACACCCACAACAATACCACAGGCGGCTTTTCTGTTACCGGCGGTTATGTGTACCGGGGATCGGAATTTCCTACCCTTTATGGATATTATGTTACGGTTGATTATATTTCAACCAACCTCTGGTTAATAAAACCCAATCAGCCTGTGATTATGCAAACAGGCCTTTTAAATAATATTGCCGGCTTTGGCGAAAGTTCAGATGGGAGCAACTTATATGCAGTTCGCCGTTCCTCGGGAACATTGTATAAGGTAATTGTTACCAATGCTGTGCCGGTAATTTTAAATTCTTTTACTGCCGCAAAACAAAATGGTTTTAATAAAATTTCCTGGAAGGTATCTTCCGAAATTAATATTGATCATTACGAAGTAGAATACAGCATCAATAACCTTGCTTACAGCAATGCAGGAAATGTTGAGGCAAGCGGCAGTATTGATTATACCTTTAATCACCAATTTCAAAACAATGCGGCGGTATTTTACCGCTTAAAAATTGTGGAACAAAATGGCATTGTATTTTACTCTCCCGTAGTTATGCTTAGTGGCACTATTACAGAAATAAAAGTTTATCCCACCATAGTTTCTAACAACAGCATTACCATTGAACTGCCTAAAAAAGGATTACAAATGCAAATGATAAGCGCCGATGGCAAGTTGCTTTTTCAAAAAGATTTTAGAAATGAGGAAGGCATCAATATTTTAAGCCTACCGGCATCCACAGCAGGGGTTTACCTACTCCGGTTTTTTGGAAACGAAACCAATGAATACAGAAAAATTATAGTAAAGTAA
- a CDS encoding FUSC family protein, producing MALTDQNTYKNFFSGRFFSEGLRMTVGILVPALVFNFFGKLEVGILLSLGALCSSIADIPGPVHLRRNGMLVNVFIVGIVSVIMSFSGYHPVVQGAIIFVLGFVFSMFSVYGARVSSIGISGLIIMVLSLDSSTGDSEKIIQALLIVAGALWYMFFSLMLYILRPYRLMQQTLGDFIVHIGGYFKTRGEFYKPQPDFTAIYNHLLEQQIKIQEEQQLLSDIIFSTRQFTKESTAISRNLVKIYTDTVDLFESIMTSYQDYALLQKQFEQTGILSKFGDQIQSISAELELMGIAVKSGTTSHATINLVENIGNLVQEFEMLRKNFMQPGNVDDFFALGRILNNLKHISQKTHELHFYTRLDTKIKKRTEDLNHINFSSPIDISARYFFDNIHLGSNIFRHSLRVAIALLVGYIVSSLFDIGHSYWILLTIVVILKPAYSLTKQRNKDRLIGTFAGIIIGLLILFFVENTIALFSIMVLCMLISYSFLRIRYLVSVITLTPYLILFFYFLYPAHLKELMVDRMLDTAIGSVIAFLLSLMLLPQWEHENIAGYMKDLVKSAKNYYGPVASYFTLQTVTPPNQEMKLARKQMLTALSNVSGSFNRMLSEPRRFQKGMKEFHQFVVFGYLLTSHLATLSYFMRLSKTLFRSPDLLPVKNSTERNFSAALTMLEGKTENPKEEREEPFEAINEILNRLLKKRREEISLGNLESETKNLLVQTKSVTDQFTHIYELSKDITRQSRKIMH from the coding sequence ATGGCATTAACGGATCAAAATACATATAAAAATTTTTTTAGCGGCCGTTTTTTTTCCGAAGGCCTGCGAATGACGGTAGGCATACTTGTTCCGGCACTGGTTTTTAATTTTTTTGGCAAATTAGAAGTTGGCATTTTGTTGTCGTTAGGTGCATTATGTTCCAGCATTGCCGATATTCCCGGGCCGGTACATTTACGCCGGAACGGGATGCTGGTGAATGTATTCATAGTAGGCATAGTGTCTGTAATAATGAGTTTTTCAGGCTATCACCCAGTAGTTCAAGGCGCCATTATTTTTGTGTTGGGTTTTGTTTTTTCCATGTTTAGTGTTTACGGAGCCAGGGTTTCTTCCATAGGTATTTCAGGCTTAATTATTATGGTTCTATCCTTAGATTCCAGTACCGGAGACAGTGAAAAAATTATTCAGGCACTTTTAATAGTAGCCGGTGCGCTTTGGTACATGTTTTTTAGTTTAATGCTTTACATACTGAGGCCGTACCGGCTTATGCAACAAACACTAGGTGATTTCATAGTTCATATTGGTGGGTATTTTAAAACCCGTGGGGAATTTTATAAGCCACAGCCTGATTTTACGGCTATCTATAACCATTTGCTGGAGCAACAAATTAAAATACAGGAAGAACAGCAGCTGCTAAGCGATATTATTTTTTCTACCCGGCAGTTTACTAAAGAAAGTACGGCCATAAGCCGTAACCTGGTGAAAATTTATACAGATACCGTTGATTTATTTGAAAGCATAATGACCTCTTACCAGGATTATGCATTGTTGCAAAAACAATTTGAACAAACCGGTATTTTGTCAAAATTCGGGGATCAAATCCAATCTATTTCTGCTGAGCTGGAGCTAATGGGCATTGCCGTAAAAAGCGGCACCACATCACATGCCACAATTAACCTGGTTGAAAATATAGGAAATCTGGTACAGGAATTTGAAATGCTACGTAAAAATTTTATGCAGCCTGGTAATGTGGATGATTTTTTTGCCCTGGGAAGGATTTTAAACAACCTGAAACATATTTCTCAAAAAACTCATGAACTGCATTTCTACACCCGGCTCGATACAAAAATTAAAAAGCGTACAGAAGATTTAAACCATATTAATTTTAGCAGCCCCATTGACATTAGCGCCAGGTATTTTTTTGATAATATCCACCTGGGTTCAAATATTTTCAGGCATTCGCTTAGAGTAGCCATTGCTTTGCTGGTTGGGTATATTGTATCTTCTTTGTTTGATATCGGCCATAGTTACTGGATATTGCTCACCATTGTGGTAATCCTTAAACCGGCATACAGCCTTACCAAGCAAAGAAATAAAGACAGGTTGATTGGTACATTTGCAGGTATTATCATTGGGCTGCTTATTTTATTTTTTGTAGAAAATACTATTGCCCTTTTCAGCATAATGGTTTTGTGTATGCTCATCAGTTACTCTTTTTTACGGATAAGGTACCTGGTAAGTGTAATTACACTAACTCCATACCTCATCCTCTTTTTTTACTTTCTTTACCCTGCTCATTTAAAGGAATTAATGGTTGATAGGATGCTGGATACGGCAATAGGTTCTGTAATCGCTTTTTTACTTAGCCTGATGTTATTGCCTCAGTGGGAGCATGAAAATATTGCCGGTTATATGAAAGATTTGGTAAAATCGGCCAAAAATTATTATGGCCCGGTTGCCTCCTATTTTACTTTACAAACGGTAACCCCACCAAACCAGGAAATGAAACTTGCCCGCAAACAAATGCTCACCGCATTATCCAATGTTTCCGGATCGTTTAACAGGATGCTATCGGAGCCCAGGAGGTTTCAAAAAGGCATGAAAGAGTTTCACCAATTTGTGGTGTTTGGATATTTGCTCACATCACACCTTGCAACACTTTCTTATTTTATGCGCTTAAGTAAAACTTTGTTTCGCTCACCCGATTTGTTACCGGTAAAAAACAGCACTGAACGGAATTTTAGCGCTGCTTTGACCATGCTAGAAGGAAAAACAGAAAACCCCAAAGAAGAAAGGGAAGAACCATTTGAAGCCATAAATGAAATTTTGAATAGATTGCTTAAAAAAAGAAGAGAAGAAATTTCTTTAGGTAACCTGGAATCGGAAACCAAAAATTTGCTGGTACAAACAAAATCTGTAACCGACCAGTTTACACATATTTATGAATTGTCAAAAGATATTACCCGGCAAAGCCGGAAAATAATGCACTAA
- a CDS encoding S41 family peptidase, translating into MQNKKLQVWLPLLFSITAIAGIFLGYKIRDTMPGKKFFQFEKRRPIDEVLDLIQNKYVDNKDINPLADTAIVAILAKLDPHSTFIPANELQEVNEEINGSFFGIGIEFSMIADTLNIINVLSNGPAFKSGLLVGDKIIKANDSTISGIKSNADRVRNLIKGKIGSTIVIQFLRNGKILQKNIVRDIIPLNSIDAAYMMNKSVGFIRINKFTANTYREFMEALMKLKSHGLQQLILDLRDNGGGVLDEAVEIADEFLSGDKLITYTEGAHFPKKEFRCRRNGQFEIGKLIVLSNEGSASASEILLGALQDWDRAIIVGRRSFGKGLVQDQYNLSDNSALRLTVARYYTPVGRSIQKPYTSGEKEYYNDIHKRYMHGEMVNADSIKFDSSQIFKTISGKIIYGGGGISPDIFIAADTTHASPQIARLWIKGSLNDFGYMYYLLHPNLLKQYPTAEKFATSFNDAGEGWQLLVSMAKKDSIDIGLLTGKDKEFLQKSVKALVGRQLYRTEGYFIVQNQKDGEVQKALELIQKN; encoded by the coding sequence ATGCAAAACAAAAAATTACAGGTTTGGCTTCCTCTTTTATTCAGCATTACAGCAATTGCTGGTATTTTTTTAGGATATAAAATACGGGATACTATGCCCGGTAAGAAATTTTTTCAATTTGAAAAAAGACGGCCAATTGACGAAGTGCTTGACCTAATACAAAACAAGTATGTAGACAATAAAGACATCAACCCGCTTGCCGATACGGCTATTGTAGCCATACTTGCAAAACTGGATCCCCACTCTACTTTTATACCTGCAAATGAATTGCAGGAGGTAAATGAAGAAATAAACGGTAGCTTTTTTGGGATAGGTATTGAGTTTAGTATGATAGCCGATACCCTGAATATAATTAATGTACTCAGCAACGGCCCGGCATTTAAATCAGGCTTATTGGTTGGCGATAAAATTATAAAAGCAAACGACAGTACCATTTCTGGCATAAAGTCTAATGCCGACAGGGTAAGAAACCTTATTAAAGGAAAAATAGGCAGTACCATTGTCATCCAGTTTTTGCGCAATGGTAAAATTCTGCAAAAAAATATAGTAAGGGATATAATCCCTTTAAACAGTATTGATGCCGCATATATGATGAATAAGTCGGTAGGTTTTATCCGTATCAATAAGTTTACCGCCAATACCTACCGGGAATTTATGGAAGCGTTGATGAAATTAAAATCGCATGGCTTGCAGCAATTAATTTTGGACTTAAGAGATAATGGTGGCGGGGTGCTTGACGAAGCAGTGGAAATTGCCGATGAATTTTTGAGCGGCGATAAATTAATTACCTATACCGAAGGCGCCCATTTTCCTAAAAAAGAATTCCGGTGCCGCCGAAACGGGCAGTTTGAAATCGGAAAACTTATAGTACTGAGCAATGAAGGCTCGGCAAGCGCCAGCGAAATATTACTGGGCGCTTTACAGGATTGGGACAGGGCAATCATTGTGGGCAGGAGAAGTTTTGGAAAAGGCCTGGTACAAGACCAATATAATTTAAGCGATAACAGCGCTTTAAGGCTTACCGTTGCCCGGTATTATACACCTGTGGGAAGGAGTATCCAAAAGCCTTATACCTCTGGAGAAAAAGAATATTACAATGATATTCACAAGCGCTATATGCATGGCGAAATGGTAAATGCTGATTCTATAAAATTTGACAGCTCCCAAATATTTAAAACCATTTCCGGTAAAATTATTTATGGTGGCGGTGGCATAAGCCCCGATATTTTTATAGCAGCAGATACCACCCATGCAAGCCCTCAAATTGCCCGGCTTTGGATAAAAGGTTCTTTAAATGATTTTGGATACATGTATTACCTGCTTCACCCCAATTTACTGAAACAATACCCTACAGCCGAAAAATTTGCCACTTCGTTTAATGATGCAGGTGAAGGCTGGCAATTATTAGTAAGTATGGCAAAAAAAGATTCTATTGACATTGGTTTATTAACTGGTAAGGATAAAGAATTTTTACAAAAATCCGTAAAGGCGCTGGTAGGCCGGCAACTATACCGTACAGAAGGGTATTTTATTGTACAAAACCAAAAAGACGGGGAAGTGCAAAAAGCTTTAGAACTCATCCAAAAAAACTAA
- a CDS encoding pyridoxal-phosphate dependent enzyme: MWMNNILETIGNTPLIKLNKIAKNLPCTVLAKVEYFNPGNSIKDRMALKMLEVAEQEGKIKPGGTIIEGTSGNTGMGLALAACVKGYKCIFTTTDKQSKEKADILKAVGAEVIVCPTNVEPEDPRSYYSVSKRLATEVPNSWYVNQYDNLANRLAHYEQTGPEIWKQTEGKVTHLVVATGTGGTIVGTAKYLKEKNPNIKVWAIDSYGSLLKKYFETGEIDQNEVYPYISEGFGEDFVPANYEMQYIDVFTKVTDKDGAVMARKIAKDEGIFCGYSAGSCLQGVFQLKAQLKKDDVVVCIFHDHGSRYIGKIYNDEWMLERGFLDVKTFKDLIGGRGSQKTMSIGPNAKVSDAINLMKKYDIENIPVFDGEKNVGAISENGLFNKILGNSDVKNALVNTVMEKPYPEVAFDTPVERLSTFINKENGAVLSKDESGNYHIVTKYDIIQSLSK; the protein is encoded by the coding sequence ATGTGGATGAATAATATATTGGAAACAATAGGAAATACGCCTTTAATAAAGCTCAATAAAATAGCCAAAAACCTGCCTTGTACCGTACTGGCAAAAGTAGAATATTTTAACCCCGGAAATTCCATTAAAGACCGCATGGCGCTTAAAATGCTTGAAGTAGCCGAGCAGGAAGGAAAAATTAAACCCGGAGGAACTATAATTGAAGGCACAAGCGGCAATACAGGCATGGGCCTTGCGCTGGCTGCATGTGTAAAAGGCTATAAATGTATTTTTACCACAACAGATAAGCAGTCCAAAGAAAAGGCCGATATTTTAAAAGCCGTAGGCGCAGAAGTAATCGTGTGCCCTACAAATGTAGAGCCCGAAGATCCACGCTCCTACTATTCCGTTTCTAAAAGGCTGGCTACCGAAGTGCCCAACTCCTGGTATGTAAACCAATACGATAACCTGGCCAATAGGTTGGCGCATTACGAGCAAACCGGGCCGGAAATTTGGAAACAAACAGAAGGAAAAGTTACGCATTTGGTTGTGGCTACGGGAACCGGTGGCACCATTGTGGGCACAGCAAAATATTTGAAAGAAAAAAATCCCAATATTAAAGTGTGGGCTATTGATAGCTATGGCTCATTATTAAAAAAGTATTTTGAAACTGGTGAAATAGATCAAAATGAAGTGTATCCCTACATAAGTGAAGGTTTTGGAGAAGATTTTGTGCCGGCAAATTACGAAATGCAGTATATAGATGTATTTACAAAAGTTACCGATAAAGATGGCGCCGTAATGGCCCGCAAAATTGCAAAAGACGAAGGCATTTTTTGTGGTTATAGCGCAGGTAGCTGCCTCCAGGGCGTGTTTCAGCTTAAAGCCCAGTTAAAGAAAGACGATGTGGTAGTTTGCATTTTTCACGACCATGGCAGCAGGTATATAGGTAAAATTTATAATGATGAGTGGATGCTGGAAAGGGGTTTCCTGGATGTAAAAACCTTTAAAGATTTAATAGGCGGCAGAGGTTCGCAAAAAACAATGTCTATAGGGCCCAATGCAAAAGTGAGTGATGCTATTAACCTCATGAAGAAATACGATATTGAAAATATCCCGGTATTTGATGGCGAAAAAAATGTGGGCGCCATTTCTGAAAATGGCTTGTTCAATAAAATTTTAGGAAATAGCGATGTAAAAAATGCCCTTGTAAATACAGTAATGGAAAAACCTTACCCCGAAGTAGCTTTTGATACTCCTGTTGAGCGCCTGAGTACCTTCATTAATAAAGAAAATGGCGCAGTTTTAAGTAAAGATGAAAGCGGCAATTACCATATTGTAACCAAATACGATATTATTCAAAGCCTTTCCAAATAG
- a CDS encoding pyridoxal phosphate-dependent aminotransferase, whose amino-acid sequence MALSSLLSKFNEPETLKMAKLGRELRASGIDVTDLSLGEPDFDTPDHIKNAAKKAIDDNFSHYTPVAGYADLRRAVCTKLKRDNNLDYGPENILVSTGAKQSIANAVLAIADAGDEVIIPTPFWVTYSEIVKLAGGKVVLVKSTVKNNFKITAQQLEAAITAKTKLFMFSSPCNPSGAVYSKEELNGLAEVFKQHPAIYILSDEIYEHINYIGKHESIAQFDFLKERVILINGLSKAFAMTGWRLGYFAANTEIVKACDKIQGQFTSAACSITQRAAIEALTGNLQPTQLMIEEFRKRRARVMELVKDIPGFICNEPPGAFYIFPDVSYYFGKKTSKGETIANADDLCMYLLNEAHVTTVSGKGFGEPHCIRISFANSLENIEKGFKKITGALAQLS is encoded by the coding sequence ATGGCATTATCATCTTTACTCAGCAAATTTAATGAACCCGAAACCTTAAAAATGGCCAAACTGGGCAGGGAATTAAGGGCAAGTGGCATTGACGTTACTGACTTAAGCCTGGGTGAACCAGATTTTGATACACCCGATCATATTAAAAACGCCGCAAAAAAAGCAATTGACGATAATTTTAGCCATTATACACCGGTTGCAGGTTATGCTGACCTGAGGCGGGCAGTTTGCACTAAATTAAAAAGAGACAATAACCTGGATTACGGCCCGGAAAACATTTTGGTGAGCACTGGCGCCAAGCAAAGCATTGCCAATGCCGTTTTGGCCATAGCAGATGCAGGAGATGAAGTAATTATTCCCACACCTTTTTGGGTAACCTACAGCGAAATTGTAAAACTGGCCGGCGGCAAAGTTGTATTGGTAAAGTCCACTGTAAAAAATAATTTTAAAATTACAGCGCAGCAGTTAGAAGCAGCCATTACCGCTAAAACAAAGTTGTTCATGTTTTCATCGCCATGCAACCCATCTGGCGCTGTTTATTCAAAAGAAGAATTAAACGGGCTTGCAGAAGTATTTAAGCAACACCCGGCTATTTATATTTTAAGTGATGAAATATATGAACATATTAATTATATAGGAAAGCATGAAAGCATTGCCCAATTTGATTTTTTAAAGGAAAGGGTGATATTAATAAATGGATTGAGTAAAGCTTTTGCCATGACAGGCTGGAGGCTTGGCTATTTTGCAGCCAACACCGAAATTGTAAAAGCCTGCGATAAAATACAAGGACAATTTACCAGCGCCGCTTGCTCCATAACCCAAAGAGCAGCTATTGAAGCGCTCACCGGCAATTTGCAACCTACCCAACTAATGATTGAAGAATTTAGAAAAAGAAGGGCAAGGGTTATGGAACTGGTAAAAGATATCCCCGGCTTTATTTGTAATGAACCACCCGGCGCTTTTTACATTTTTCCCGATGTATCCTATTATTTTGGTAAAAAAACAAGTAAGGGCGAAACCATTGCCAATGCTGATGATTTATGTATGTACCTGCTTAATGAAGCACATGTAACTACTGTAAGCGGTAAAGGTTTTGGTGAACCTCATTGCATCAGGATATCATTTGCAAACAGCCTCGAAAATATTGAAAAAGGGTTTAAGAAAATTACTGGCGCACTTGCTCAATTAAGTTAA